One window of Brevibacillus choshinensis genomic DNA carries:
- a CDS encoding sensor histidine kinase produces the protein MQKWYQILHKNTGLSPYVWVVFYILPFYFIFRSSSTYEVVIGIVMILMFFICYVLSFLSKGWAVYFWTSLQIIISIAMTVLFGYVYFSLFLAFFIGHIQNKIGFFTLYTVHLISTVVTINLGFLSKNAEFFRQLPFVLVSLVAVILLPVTTYNWNKGEKLQGQLEDANKKISELVKLEERQRIARDLHDTLGQKLSLIGLKSDLASKLISKNPSRAQTELEEIRQTARIALKEVREMVTQMRGTRLEDELFRVKQITKAAEIDFVLEGDPNLQNTSLMTENVLSMCLKEAVTNVVKHSGATTCSVVIEPTRTDLLLKVRDDGIGMAAEYAYIRGNGLRGMKERLEFVNGSMDIESAESGTTVVIKVPNVFKQPEKEAGV, from the coding sequence ATGCAGAAGTGGTATCAAATTCTTCATAAAAATACTGGCCTCAGCCCGTATGTCTGGGTGGTCTTTTACATCCTCCCGTTTTACTTTATCTTCCGGTCCTCCTCCACATATGAAGTGGTGATCGGGATCGTGATGATCTTGATGTTTTTTATCTGCTACGTGCTCTCCTTTTTATCCAAAGGGTGGGCCGTCTATTTTTGGACGAGTTTGCAAATCATTATTTCGATTGCGATGACTGTCCTGTTCGGCTACGTGTACTTCTCGCTATTTCTGGCTTTCTTCATCGGACATATTCAAAATAAGATCGGATTCTTTACGCTGTATACGGTCCATCTGATCAGTACGGTGGTCACGATCAATCTCGGCTTTTTATCGAAAAACGCGGAGTTTTTCAGGCAGCTGCCTTTCGTCCTCGTCAGCCTCGTAGCTGTGATTTTGCTTCCCGTCACGACGTACAACTGGAACAAGGGAGAGAAGCTGCAGGGACAGCTGGAGGATGCGAATAAAAAGATTTCCGAGCTGGTCAAGCTGGAGGAACGTCAGCGAATCGCCCGTGACTTGCATGATACGTTGGGACAAAAGCTGTCGTTGATCGGGCTGAAGAGTGATCTTGCCTCCAAGTTGATCAGTAAAAATCCGAGTCGTGCCCAAACGGAGCTGGAAGAAATCCGTCAGACTGCGAGGATCGCCCTCAAGGAAGTGCGGGAAATGGTCACCCAGATGCGTGGGACACGGCTGGAGGATGAGCTGTTTCGGGTCAAGCAGATCACCAAAGCAGCAGAGATTGACTTCGTCTTGGAGGGAGATCCCAACCTGCAAAATACCTCGCTGATGACGGAGAACGTACTCAGCATGTGCTTGAAGGAAGCTGTCACGAACGTCGTAAAGCACAGTGGAGCGACTACTTGTTCCGTTGTGATAGAGCCGACGCGAACGGATTTGCTGCTAAAAGTCAGGGATGATGGAATCGGCATGGCAGCGGAATACGCGTACATCCGCGGGAATGGTCTGCGGGGCATGAAGGAAAGGCTCGAATTTGTAAACGGTAGCATGGA